The following nucleotide sequence is from Candidatus Bipolaricaulis sibiricus.
GCGCCCGGTCTTCCCAGTAGCGGAATTCCTGCGGTGTCACGTAGCGCACCACGGGAACCTGGGCCGGCGTCGGGCGGAGGTACTGCCCGAGCACAACCACATCTACCCCCGCCGCCCGCAGGTCGGCGAGGGTTTCTCCGATTTCCGCATCGGTCTCTCCAAGCCCAAGGAGCAACGATGACTTGGTGACGATCCCCGGCGCGAGCTCCCTGAGGTGTCGCAGAACGTCGAGCGAGGTCACGTAGCTGGCGCGGGAATCCCGGACGGACAGACTCAACCGCTCCACGGTCTCCACGTTATGCCCTACGACGTGAGGACCGGAGCCTACCACCACCCTCAGTGCGTCCCGATCCCCCCCGAAGTCCGGGACCAGCGCCTCTACCCGTGCCTCGGGCACGACCTCCCGGACACGGCCGATCGTCGCTGCGTAGTGTGACGCCCCGCCATCGGGAAGGTCGTCTCGGTCCACCGACGTAAGAACCACGTACCGCAGATGAAGCTCGGACACCGCACGCGCAAGACGGGTCGGCTCCTCCGGGTCGGGAGGCGCGGGCCGGCCGTGACGAACCGCACAGAACCGGCAGGCACGGGTGCACACGTCGCCGAGGATCATGAACGTCGCCGTGCCGGCCCCCCAGCAGGCGGGAAGGTTGGGGCACCGTGCAGACCGGCACACCGTGTGGATCCTGTGCCTGTCCAGAACCTCGTCCACGCGGCGCGCCCCCCCCACGGCGGCCGTGGAGACCTCAACCCTTAACCAGTCAGGCTTTCGCTCATCCACGCCGCGATCACCTCCTCGCTAGCCGGGCGGATCTCCTCACCCAACACGTCGGACACCGCTGCCCGC
It contains:
- a CDS encoding Lipoyl synthase, with protein sequence MDERKPDWLRVEVSTAAVGGARRVDEVLDRHRIHTVCRSARCPNLPACWGAGTATFMILGDVCTRACRFCAVRHGRPAPPDPEEPTRLARAVSELHLRYVVLTSVDRDDLPDGGASHYAATIGRVREVVPEARVEALVPDFGGDRDALRVVVGSGPHVVGHNVETVERLSLSVRDSRASYVTSLDVLRHLRELAPGIVTKSSLLLGLGETDAEIGETLADLRAAGVDVVVLGQYLRPTPAQVPVVRYVTPQEFRYWEDRARDLGFGAVVAAPFARTSFRAAEAYAALR